In Vicinamibacteria bacterium, a single genomic region encodes these proteins:
- a CDS encoding ribbon-helix-helix protein, CopG family — translation MRTTINLDDDVSAAIEQLRKKANLGVSEAVNQLIRRGLNAQKKRKPFVQRTRSLGLRIDVNNVAEALELLEGPAAR, via the coding sequence ATGCGGACGACAATAAACCTCGACGACGACGTGAGTGCCGCCATCGAGCAGCTTCGAAAGAAGGCGAATCTGGGAGTCAGCGAGGCCGTCAATCAGCTGATCCGGCGAGGTCTCAACGCGCAGAAGAAGCGGAAGCCCTTCGTGCAGCGAACTCGTTCGCTGGGCCTGCGAATCGACGTGAACAATGTCGCCGAGGCGCTCGAGCTGCTCGAAGGCCCCGCGGCCCGCTGA
- a CDS encoding TA system VapC family ribonuclease toxin has translation MLVDANLLLYAVDERSRFHQASLEWLTSSLNGDKRVALPWLCLAAFLRISTNPRASAEPLAPSDAWELVANWLSHDLTWIPNPTDRHAHVLGSLIQRYDLSANMISDAQLAALAIEHGLRLYSTDTDFARFSEIDWVNPLA, from the coding sequence ATGCTGGTCGATGCGAATCTCCTGCTTTATGCGGTGGACGAGCGCAGTCGCTTTCATCAGGCCAGCCTGGAGTGGCTCACCTCTTCGTTGAACGGAGACAAACGGGTCGCCCTGCCCTGGCTCTGCCTCGCGGCTTTTTTGCGAATCTCGACAAACCCCCGCGCCTCCGCGGAGCCCCTCGCTCCTTCCGACGCGTGGGAGCTGGTGGCGAATTGGCTGAGTCACGATCTAACCTGGATCCCCAATCCGACGGACCGTCACGCCCATGTGCTCGGCTCACTCATCCAACGCTACGACCTGAGCGCCAACATGATAAGCGATGCCCAACTGGCAGCTCTCGCGATCGAGCACGGCCTTCGGCTCTATTCGACCGACACCGATTTCGCCCGTTTCTCCGAGATCGATTGGGTCAACCCGCTCGCGTGA
- a CDS encoding nucleotidyl transferase AbiEii/AbiGii toxin family protein — translation MIELIRAASDLQALCEAEGWRFCFIGGLAVQRWGEPRETVDVDMTLLTGFGGEEPFIEKLLQQYAGRVDDPAEFARTNRVLLIRAPTGVGIDIALGALPFEESVVSRSSLFSFPGPVRLRTCSAEDLIILKAFASRPRDWIDVDGIIIRQTGKLDWTYIDRELGPLAELKGEPEILSELEKRRRELEL, via the coding sequence GTGATTGAGCTGATTCGCGCGGCTTCCGACCTCCAAGCGTTGTGCGAGGCGGAGGGCTGGCGGTTCTGCTTCATCGGTGGTCTGGCGGTGCAGCGTTGGGGCGAGCCACGGGAGACGGTCGACGTGGACATGACGCTGCTGACGGGTTTCGGCGGCGAGGAGCCATTCATCGAGAAACTGCTTCAGCAGTATGCCGGCAGAGTCGATGATCCCGCTGAGTTCGCTCGAACCAACCGGGTTCTGCTGATACGGGCTCCGACCGGCGTCGGTATCGACATCGCCCTGGGGGCACTTCCGTTCGAGGAGTCCGTCGTCTCTCGCTCCAGTTTGTTTTCCTTTCCCGGACCGGTGCGGCTGCGAACCTGCTCCGCCGAGGACCTCATCATCCTGAAAGCATTCGCTTCCCGCCCTCGCGATTGGATCGATGTCGACGGCATCATCATACGGCAGACCGGGAAGCTCGATTGGACATACATTGACCGGGAGCTCGGCCCGCTCGCCGAGCTGAAGGGCGAACCCGAGATCCTGAGTGAGCTCGAAAAGCGCCGACGGGAGCTGGAGCTCTAG
- a CDS encoding sulfatase has protein sequence MFRSLTAGVAALSLACAGTTERPKRVVLISIDTLRADHLGFYGYERPTSPILDALALESTVLDDVTSASPWTLPSHASLLTGLYPRRHGLTSHERYLASDRQTLAQWFSHAGYTTAAVVSSHNLSPAFGLDRGFQRFRYVEENVEQREPSTAITDQAISWLDAAGDDPLFLFVHYYDVHSDYVSLPRYEDLFLRPYEGNADGSTAQLIAHREGKLDLGAGDAPNLIDRYDAGIRQMDDELGRLLAFLRERGMLDDTFLVVTSDHGEEFFEHGGVLHGKTQFQEVLRVPLLLRGPGVPPGRRIRTPVSLVDVAPTLLDFAGIPVPEGLDGGSLTALWSESGGELAERYLFSEADHNNLEHDMMRAVRHREMKLHYNRLSGEYRLYDLSRDPGEHDDLAEKKPPAMSALEDELDRFMASGTAEAPTRALSEEEIDKLRSLGYVR, from the coding sequence ATGTTCCGTAGCCTGACGGCAGGTGTCGCGGCGCTGTCTCTCGCTTGCGCCGGCACAACCGAGAGACCGAAACGGGTGGTGCTGATCTCCATCGACACCCTTCGCGCCGATCATCTGGGCTTTTACGGCTACGAGAGGCCAACCTCTCCAATCCTCGACGCCCTCGCCCTCGAGTCGACGGTGCTCGACGACGTGACGTCCGCCTCGCCCTGGACCCTTCCCTCTCACGCTAGCCTTCTTACCGGGCTCTATCCTCGCCGGCATGGGCTGACCTCGCACGAACGCTACCTCGCCTCGGATCGACAGACGCTGGCGCAGTGGTTCTCTCACGCCGGCTACACCACGGCGGCGGTCGTGAGCTCGCACAACCTGAGCCCGGCTTTCGGCCTCGACCGGGGCTTTCAGAGGTTCCGTTACGTCGAGGAAAACGTCGAGCAGCGTGAGCCCTCGACGGCAATCACCGACCAGGCGATCAGCTGGCTCGACGCGGCCGGGGACGATCCGCTCTTCCTGTTCGTACATTATTACGACGTCCACAGCGACTACGTCTCGCTCCCCCGGTACGAGGACCTATTCCTCCGCCCCTACGAGGGGAACGCCGACGGATCGACCGCTCAGCTCATCGCGCACCGTGAGGGGAAACTGGATCTCGGCGCCGGCGATGCTCCGAACCTGATCGATCGCTACGACGCCGGGATTCGGCAAATGGACGATGAGCTGGGCCGGCTCCTCGCCTTCCTCCGTGAGCGAGGAATGCTCGATGACACGTTTCTGGTCGTGACGTCCGACCACGGTGAGGAGTTTTTCGAGCATGGGGGGGTCCTCCACGGAAAGACCCAGTTCCAAGAAGTCCTGCGGGTGCCTCTCCTCCTGCGCGGTCCCGGCGTTCCCCCCGGCCGCCGCATCCGAACGCCCGTGTCTCTCGTGGACGTGGCGCCCACACTTCTCGATTTCGCCGGTATCCCCGTGCCGGAAGGGCTCGATGGCGGGTCCTTGACGGCTCTGTGGTCGGAGAGCGGCGGAGAGCTCGCGGAGCGATACCTCTTCTCCGAAGCCGATCACAACAACCTGGAGCACGACATGATGAGGGCGGTACGCCATCGGGAGATGAAGCTCCACTACAACCGGCTGAGCGGCGAGTACCGGCTCTACGACCTATCGCGAGATCCCGGCGAGCACGATGACCTGGCGGAAAAGAAGCCACCGGCCATGAGCGCACTCGAAGATGAGCTCGATCGCTTCATGGCCAGCGGGACCGCCGAGGCACCCACCCGGGCGCTGTCCGAGGAGGAGATCGATAAGCTTCGCAGTCTGGGTTATGTGAGGTAG
- a CDS encoding sulfatase has protein sequence MSPRSVRDVLFVVAVVCVGFLGCRSRIERPNVLVVTLDTTRKDHLGFYGYGRATSPNLDTLAESSVVFTRAVAASSWTLPSHASIFTGKFPTSHGARYDPEGPLRLSQAIAGPEEWDGYRASPLSPAETTLAAILREAGYRTGAVVGGPWMKRVFGLSQGFERYDDDGIVDVNGKLASEVTSSALSFLEECDGKPFFLFLNYFDPHGPYDAPAPFRGTFGNEPSDRYDEEILYMDHHLGRLLAGMKTLGVFEKTLIVVTADHGELLGEHGKMGHGATLFEEEIRVPFLVKYPGSERPPARTDDGVHHVDVLPMVLDRLGLPVPRGIQGGVPPTRDRPLIAEVDPLPFMSAEGSFRALYLGRYKLLWNGLGESALYDIEADGNEHKDLSASEPGRTSNAVALLEKYLASLPPPGDTAQPTTLDEATLEALRKLGYVP, from the coding sequence GTGAGCCCGAGAAGCGTTCGCGACGTGCTGTTCGTCGTCGCCGTCGTGTGTGTCGGCTTCCTCGGTTGTCGCAGCCGGATCGAGCGCCCCAACGTATTGGTCGTGACACTCGATACCACGCGCAAAGACCACCTCGGATTCTACGGGTACGGGAGGGCAACGAGCCCCAATCTCGACACCCTGGCGGAAAGCTCCGTCGTGTTCACTCGGGCCGTGGCGGCGTCGAGCTGGACCCTTCCCTCGCACGCATCGATCTTCACCGGAAAGTTCCCCACGAGCCACGGCGCCCGATACGATCCCGAAGGACCGCTGAGGCTCTCACAGGCCATCGCGGGGCCGGAGGAATGGGACGGCTACCGTGCTTCGCCGCTCTCGCCCGCGGAGACGACGCTCGCCGCGATCCTTCGTGAAGCCGGCTACCGGACCGGCGCCGTCGTCGGTGGTCCGTGGATGAAGCGGGTGTTCGGACTGAGCCAGGGGTTCGAGCGTTATGACGACGACGGGATCGTGGACGTGAACGGCAAGCTGGCGAGCGAGGTGACGAGCTCGGCGCTGAGCTTTCTCGAAGAGTGCGACGGCAAGCCCTTCTTCCTGTTTCTCAACTACTTCGACCCCCATGGACCCTACGATGCCCCGGCTCCCTTCCGGGGAACCTTCGGCAACGAGCCGAGCGATCGCTATGACGAAGAGATCCTCTACATGGATCATCACCTCGGCCGTCTTCTGGCCGGGATGAAGACCCTCGGCGTCTTCGAAAAGACTCTCATCGTCGTGACCGCCGACCACGGGGAGCTCCTCGGTGAGCACGGGAAAATGGGCCACGGGGCCACTCTCTTCGAGGAGGAGATTCGCGTACCTTTCCTCGTCAAATACCCTGGGTCGGAACGACCGCCGGCCCGGACCGACGACGGAGTTCACCACGTTGACGTCCTGCCCATGGTCCTCGATCGGCTGGGCCTGCCGGTTCCTCGGGGGATCCAAGGAGGAGTTCCGCCGACGAGAGACCGCCCTCTCATCGCCGAAGTCGACCCGCTTCCGTTCATGAGCGCCGAGGGGAGCTTTCGAGCGCTCTACCTTGGGCGTTACAAGCTCCTCTGGAACGGTCTCGGGGAGAGCGCCCTCTATGACATCGAGGCCGACGGCAACGAGCACAAAGACCTCTCGGCGAGCGAGCCGGGGCGAACGAGCAACGCCGTGGCTCTGCTCGAAAAGTACCTCGCCTCGCTTCCTCCGCCGGGCGATACCGCTCAACCGACGACGCTCGACGAGGCGACCCTGGAGGCGCTTCGGAAGCTCGGCTATGTTCCGTAG
- a CDS encoding tetratricopeptide repeat protein, with the protein MADAQKALVAVALAVATVVVYVPVFENELVDYDDDYYISDNPNLRLGLSPEGLAWALTTSHGANWHPLTWLSLMLDFELFGISPQWFHGVNVALHTASVVLLFYVFTRTTGSLWPSAFVAAVFGLHPLHVESVAWASERKDVLSGLFWMLTLFAYRRYAEGPGAKRMSLVALFLALGLMSKPMLVTLPFVLLLLDLWPLGRLTKASWPGLLLEKVPLIALVSVSSVITFLVQRSAGAVQSFQTVSFSARLSNALVTYVAYIGKAFWPRHLSPYYPHPGDTLEWWKVAASVAVLAGASLAAIVLARRIPRLVFLPVGWLWYVGTLVPVIGLVQVGQQAMADRYTYIPFVGLSIVIAFGVAELVKLRELPRLVPIAVGGTSVLAMSVAASAQVRVWRDSVTLFEHALAIEGDNALAHINLGVAYLNRGNLEKASTELQEAIRLHPGAAEAYAALAAVRSRQGAKQEALGLYRTALRLDPSSSGTHSELGRLLLELGDASQALVHFREAAALSPADGDALVDLGVAMSHQGRFDEAMAQFREAARRPTDPVRLHTHWGVALMSAGQLAEAIRHFEMALASRPDYAPAHFSWGQAALREGNVADAISHLKQAVRLEPGDEEAHYHLGLALANANELEEAYAHFERALTLNPDRAATYYSLGLLFAGRGDLDRAADSFRESLSLDSNNPEAHYSLGLTYAGRGRLDEAISCYRSAVELAPDYVAAHNGWGVALASLGRLDEAVARFEAALAIAPGLAETHNNLGMALSQRGAVVEATEHFHRAVSLEPRNADAYTNLGVSLVRQGRMDEALKSFEKAVELAPDDARARSNLEGARQALREGKRIRGQ; encoded by the coding sequence ATGGCAGACGCTCAAAAAGCCCTCGTGGCGGTGGCTCTGGCAGTAGCCACGGTTGTCGTCTACGTTCCCGTCTTCGAGAACGAGCTCGTCGATTACGACGACGACTATTACATCTCCGACAATCCCAACCTCAGGCTGGGGCTGAGCCCCGAAGGCCTGGCCTGGGCGCTAACGACCTCCCACGGCGCCAATTGGCATCCGCTCACCTGGCTTTCGCTGATGCTCGATTTCGAGCTCTTTGGGATCTCTCCGCAATGGTTTCACGGCGTGAACGTCGCGCTCCATACGGCGAGCGTCGTCTTGCTTTTTTACGTCTTCACGCGAACGACCGGGTCGTTGTGGCCGAGCGCTTTCGTCGCCGCGGTATTCGGTCTGCATCCCCTTCATGTGGAGTCGGTGGCCTGGGCCTCGGAAAGAAAAGATGTCCTGAGCGGCCTGTTCTGGATGCTCACTCTCTTTGCTTACCGCCGGTACGCCGAAGGGCCGGGGGCGAAGAGGATGTCGCTCGTTGCCCTCTTTCTGGCACTCGGCCTCATGTCCAAGCCGATGCTGGTCACCCTTCCGTTCGTGCTCCTGCTCCTGGATCTCTGGCCTCTCGGTCGGCTCACGAAAGCGTCATGGCCCGGGCTCCTTCTGGAGAAAGTCCCTCTCATTGCTCTCGTCTCCGTCTCGAGCGTCATCACGTTCCTGGTCCAGCGCTCGGCGGGCGCGGTCCAGTCGTTTCAAACGGTTTCTTTCTCGGCGAGACTCTCGAATGCGCTCGTCACCTACGTCGCCTACATCGGAAAGGCCTTCTGGCCGCGGCACCTTTCCCCCTACTACCCGCATCCCGGTGACACCCTCGAATGGTGGAAGGTGGCGGCGTCCGTCGCGGTGCTCGCCGGAGCGAGTCTCGCTGCGATCGTTCTGGCGCGACGAATCCCTCGACTGGTCTTCTTGCCCGTCGGCTGGCTGTGGTACGTGGGAACTCTCGTGCCCGTCATCGGCCTCGTCCAGGTCGGGCAGCAAGCCATGGCCGACCGCTACACGTACATCCCCTTCGTTGGGCTCAGCATCGTCATCGCGTTCGGTGTTGCCGAGCTGGTGAAGCTCCGAGAGCTCCCTCGTTTGGTTCCGATCGCCGTGGGCGGGACCAGTGTCCTGGCGATGTCGGTTGCCGCATCGGCGCAGGTACGCGTGTGGCGAGACAGCGTCACGCTGTTCGAGCATGCGCTCGCCATCGAGGGCGACAACGCGCTCGCCCACATCAATCTCGGGGTCGCGTACCTGAATCGCGGAAACCTCGAGAAGGCCTCAACCGAGCTTCAGGAGGCGATTCGCCTCCATCCGGGCGCCGCCGAGGCGTACGCGGCTCTGGCGGCCGTTCGGTCGCGACAGGGAGCGAAGCAAGAGGCACTCGGGCTGTACCGCACGGCACTTCGTCTCGATCCCAGCTCGAGCGGGACCCACTCCGAGCTCGGGCGGCTTCTTCTCGAGCTCGGAGACGCGAGTCAGGCGCTCGTTCATTTTCGCGAAGCCGCCGCTTTGTCGCCCGCAGACGGCGACGCGCTCGTCGATCTCGGAGTGGCGATGAGCCATCAAGGGAGATTCGACGAGGCGATGGCCCAGTTCCGCGAAGCGGCGAGAAGGCCCACCGATCCGGTCCGCCTGCACACCCACTGGGGTGTGGCGTTGATGAGCGCGGGACAGCTCGCTGAAGCGATCCGCCATTTCGAGATGGCGCTGGCAAGCCGCCCGGACTACGCGCCGGCCCACTTCTCCTGGGGGCAAGCGGCGCTCAGGGAGGGAAACGTCGCGGATGCCATTTCCCATCTGAAGCAGGCGGTTCGTCTCGAGCCGGGGGACGAAGAGGCTCACTATCATCTCGGTCTCGCACTCGCGAACGCCAACGAGCTCGAGGAAGCATACGCTCATTTCGAGAGAGCGCTCACCCTGAACCCCGATCGCGCCGCGACGTACTACAGCCTCGGGCTCCTGTTCGCGGGCCGGGGTGATCTCGATCGAGCGGCCGACTCGTTCCGAGAATCTCTGAGCCTGGATTCGAACAATCCAGAGGCCCACTACAGCCTCGGGCTCACCTACGCGGGCCGGGGCCGTCTCGACGAAGCGATATCCTGCTACCGGAGCGCGGTCGAGCTCGCTCCCGACTACGTCGCCGCGCACAACGGCTGGGGCGTTGCCCTCGCCAGCTTGGGGCGCCTCGATGAGGCGGTCGCCCGCTTCGAAGCTGCCCTGGCCATTGCGCCTGGACTCGCCGAGACCCACAACAATTTAGGAATGGCCTTGTCGCAAAGGGGTGCCGTCGTCGAAGCGACGGAACATTTCCACCGGGCGGTGTCGCTCGAGCCGAGGAACGCCGACGCCTACACCAACCTCGGCGTCTCGCTCGTCCGCCAGGGCAGGATGGACGAGGCTCTGAAAAGCTTCGAGAAGGCCGTCGAGCTCGCGCCCGATGACGCGAGAGCCCGGAGCAACCTGGAAGGGGCAAGACAGGCACTGCGAGAGGGAAAGCGCATACGAGGCCAGTGA